The Anas platyrhynchos isolate ZD024472 breed Pekin duck chromosome Z, IASCAAS_PekinDuck_T2T, whole genome shotgun sequence genome includes a window with the following:
- the LOC101796052 gene encoding interferon-like precursor (The RefSeq protein has 3 substitutions compared to this genomic sequence), translated as MPGPSAPPPPAIYSALLALLLLLTPPANAFSCSPLRLHDNAFVWDSLQLLRKMAPSSTEPCLHQRALFPFPDILLDTDNTEQAAHTALHLLQHLFNILSSPSIPVHWLDAARHDLLNQLNHYIYHLERCFPADATRLHRRGLRNLHLSINKYFRSIQHFLQKHNYSPCAWDHVRLEAHACFQRLDTLIRRMKSQASPSHFGSHLHLMTAPSQRQWMPSKRHQLQHRRGRLSTAQPSSSHKPTA; from the coding sequence ATGCCTGGGCCAtcagccccaccaccaccagccaTCTACAGTGCCCTCCtggccctcctgctcctcctcacgCCTCCCGCCAACgccttctcctgcagccccctgcgcCTCCACGACAACGCCTTCGTCTGGGacagcctccagctcctccgcAAGATGGCTCCCAGCTCTACAGAGCCTTGCCTGCATCAACGCGCACTTTTTCCCTTCCCGGACATCCTTTTGGACACCGACAACACAGAGCAAGCCGCACACACCGCCCTCCGCCTCCTCCAACACCTCTTCAACATCCTCAGCAGTCCAAGCATCCCTGTGCACTGGCTCGACGCTGCACGCCACGACCTCCTCAACCAGCTCAACCACTACATCTACCACCTCGAGCGCTGCTTCCCAGCCGACGCCACGCGCCTCCACAGGCGAGGGCCCCGCAACCTTCACCTCAGCATCAACAAGTACTTCAGGAGCATCCAACACTTCCTCCAGAAACACAACTACAGCCCCTGCGCGTGGGACCACGTCCGCCTCGAGGCTCATGCCTGCTTCCAGCGCCTGGACACGCTGATACGGCGGATGAAGAGCCAAGCATCTCCCAGCCACTTCGGAAGCCATCTGCACCTTATGACTGCCCCCAGCCAACGCCAGTGGATGCCGAGCAAgaggcaccagctgcagcacagacagGGTCGGCTCAGCACTGCTCAGCCCTCCTCCAGCCACAAGCCCACGGCGTGA